In Gossypium raimondii isolate GPD5lz chromosome 12, ASM2569854v1, whole genome shotgun sequence, a single window of DNA contains:
- the LOC105764002 gene encoding probable WRKY transcription factor 47, with translation MEKHHPLPFFHSDDLLRRRSAASDRIHDDSSDDHVKVKPHIMEMDFFSTDHHQDSKINTNASSSSFDVNTGLNLVSSRTASDKKSNTEMSVLKIELERLQEENRRLKSMLDHITRNYNELQGQLFMAVQKQALLAINKQQVNKEGVKGMSSHPIMSIQQSMDPRRPLTTLDVNEPSATDDKRTELSASSPANATTSTMDVVSKDGNDDHHRTVQIQGKHVFVEDVIDQTCQQSWGTSPKSSPMVDEPKKEEEQVPEVALKKARVSVRARSEAPMIIDGCQWRKYGQKMAKGNPCPRAYYRCTMAVGCPVRKQVQRCAEDKSILITTYEGNHNHHLPPAATAMAKTTCAAAAMVLSGSTTSNDGLPNSGYFHSSLPYATMATLSASPPFPTITLDLTQGPNPVPFIRPPPSPPTFPLPLHGYPKLSALPAMQIGQQQQQHTASMVETVTAAIASDPNFTAVLAAAISTFMGSPPPPLPPSNNGNNSTTSQALPGSPQLPQSCTTFSTN, from the exons ATGGAAAAGCACCACCCTTTGCCGTTCTTTCACTCCGACGACCTCCTCCGCCGTAGATCCGCCGCATCCGACCGAATCCATGATGATTCTAGCGATGATCATGTCAAGGTCAAGCCCCACATCATGGAAATGGATTTCTTTTCTACTGATCATCATCAAGACAGCAAGATTAATACTAAtgcttcatcttcttcatttgatgtTAAC ACTGGATTAAATCTTGTCAGTTCAAGGACGGCTAGTGATAAGAAATCCAACACTGAA ATGAGTGTTCTTAAAATCGAATTAGAAAGGTTACAGGAAGAGAATCGAAGACTGAAGAGCATGTTGGATCATATCACAAGAAACTACAATGAACTACAAGGTCAACTATTCATGGCGGTACAAAAACAGGCTCTACTTGCAATTAATAAACAACAG GTGAACAAGGAAGGAGTGAAAGGCATGTCGAGTCATCCCATAATGTCAATCCAACAATCCATGGACCCACGACGACCATTGACTACATTAGATGTGAACGAGCCATCGGCAACTGACGACAAGAGGACAGAACTGTCAGCCTCTTCCCCAGCCAACGCCACCACCTCCACCATGGATGTCGTGTCAAAGGACGGCAACGACGACCATCATCGGACGGTTCAGATTCAAGGGAAGCACGTCTTTGTCGAAGATGTAATCGATCAAACGTGTCAACAGAGCTGGGGTACTTCGCCAAAGAGTAGTCCAATGGTGGATGAGccaaagaaggaagaagaacaAGTCCCTGAAGTAGCTTTAAAAAAGGCCAGGGTGTCGGTTAGGGCAAGATCAGAAGCTCCCATG ATAATTGATGGGTGTCAATGGAGGAAATATGGTCAAAAGATGGCGAAGGGTAACCCTTGTCCACGCGCTTACTACCGTTGCACTATGGCTGTTGGCTGCCCAGTACGTAAGCAG GTGCAAAGATGTGCTGAGGATAAAAGCATTCTCATAACAACATATGAAGGAAACCACAACCACCATCTACCACCGGCAGCCACAGCAATGGCCAAAACTACCTGCGCTGCCGCAGCCATGGTGTTATCTGGTTCGACCACAAGTAATGATGGCCTACCAAATTCTGGCTATTTCCACAGCTCCTTGCCTTACGCGACAATGGCCACTCTATCTGCCTCGCCGCCGTTTCCCACCATAACCCTCGACTTAACTCAGGGCCCAAACCCCGTCCCATTCATACGTCCCCCACCTTCTCCGCCTACGTTTCCGTTACCTTTGCATGGTTACCCCAAGCTATCCGCATTGCCGGCAATGCAGATAGGGCAACAACAGCAACAACATACTGCTTCTATGGTGGAAACTGTCACGGCAGCCATCGCTTCTGACCCGAATTTCACTGCGGTGTTGGCTGCTGCTATTTCGACGTTTATGGgatcaccaccaccaccactgcCGCCAAGCAACAACGGAAACAATAGTACAACAAGCCAAGCTCTCCCTGGATCACCTCAGCTTCCTCAGTCTTGTACCACTTTTTCAACAAACTAG